The genomic segment AGCTATATGTATTTTTCTCCATAGTTTTTCCAAAGAAAAGTCAGTGATGTTGTGTTCCTGTGTCAGCCAAGATGAGAAAACGCAATTTGCATTGACTCTTATGCACCTTTCTCTCCACTTTGACAACTGTGTTGTTAACACCATGACACCATCCAAACATCACATGATCCTAAATGCCACCATTTAGGTCTGTGAGTTCAAATCTGTGCATTGTTAACCTTTGAACTCGCTGTATGTTACAAGCACAGTTTAGATCACCCAGAAACCACCACCTCTGGTCGTTCCACTAATCGTAGGGCCTCGTGCATCCCAGCGGCTGACAGTCTGCGGTTAATATTGCGGTATCTGCAGCTGAGGAGGCTTCGGTAGGTAGTTCTCAGGTCACGGTTAAAGAAAGCGTAGATGAAAGGATTGATAAGCGAGTTGGCGTAGCCAAGCCACAACAGTGTTCTCTCAACCCACAGTGGGATGCAGCTACACTCTGTCCCGCAGATGAAGGGCCGGGCCGTGGAGAGCAGGAAAAACGGCAGCCAGCAGATGGTGAATGCTCCAACTACTATCCCAAGAGTGGCCGCCGCTTTCTGTTCTCGCTTGAAAATGGAGATGCTTCTACGGTCTGAGCACCTCCTGCCCACTCCTCGCAGGATTCGAGGCAGACGCGCACACTCTTCCACTTCCCTTTGAAGCTTGATGGCAACAGTTACGCAATCCACTCCTGTGGGTTCTTCTGCCCCATCTCCTCCATCCTCTTCCACCTCATCTTCCTCAACTTCTTCCTGTTCCACACGAGGGAAGCCGGTGATGGTGTGTTTGGCAGCACTGAGCTTGGCGGCGCGGAAGATGCGGTAATACATGACCAGCATGACGGTCATGGGGATGTAAAACGCAACAGCCGTGGAGTAAATGGTGTAGCCGAAGTCCTGGCTGATCAGACACACACGGTCATCGTTGACGTTCTGTGCCCAGCCGAAGAGAGGTGGAAGCGTGATTGACGCAGAGAGCAACCACACAGACAGCACCATTTTGGCCATACACCAGCCATTCTGCCTCACCGGGTACGTTAGGGGTCTGGTGATGCCAAGGTATCTGGGATAGAGGAAAAATACAGATTAAAAGCCATGAACAGGGAAAACCATGGAGATatgacttttttaaatattcatgtgctgttttagatgtttttattttgatagtttctgttttaatttttgatttttttgtgttttttgtcatttttttatttttgtaatgatttttatatttcaaatgactattatatttatattattaatttgggGTTTTAATCAAATATGTCAACTTTAGCTAAGTAGGTTAGCTATAATAACCTTGATTAGGTTGATGAACACTGATTCTATGCAGCTTTATATGAATTTTAAGCACTCTTGTATAGACTTCATACAATTTTGACTAGTATATGATCAAAAGaaaactaccaaaaaaaaaaaataattatttactgaAGATGGAAGATCATAGAAACCAACCaacaatacagttgaagtcagaattattagcccccctttgattttttttttctttttgtaatatttccctaataatgtttaacaaagcaaggaaactttgttttatttcggatagaataaatgttttatatttttttaaaaaccattttaaagtcaaaattattacctcctttttgtatttatgtatgtatctatgtatgtgtgtatttatgtatgtatgtgtgggtgtatgtatgtatgtatgtatgtatgtatgtatacacacacacacacatacataaatacagtgctcagcatatcaGAGCACACccttcacaaatctatctttaaaattcatattttttataggaagctatacaatattatatttgtgctgtgcatattagattagtcagtactgaagccaaatctggagataatctaacaaaataactcatgataatggtccaaaaactagtacacctaaatttatgttatcaaaaaatatttaattgtatttttttaaaagaggaaaaatcaagaaaagcaaaaaatgtaaacattttgttgaaattttgtaggttgtaattttttttcaatatttttcttgaatttaactgtattatctttcaatttctgaatatgtttgtgactaaaatattattttaataaatatatctgtttaataaatctgttttgtttaaatgcaccaaaatacattgtttatattcactgagaaatggataaaaatgtcaaaatggttttactcaattatgctgagcactgacaTTCAtacttataataatttatattaatatcctaattcatttaaattaaatctttattaatCTTAAAGAATATTAACCCATAccaattaataaatattgtattgatcatttataatattttttaaaagaagttAACTCACCCTATAACTAATTTGAGGTCTAAATTTAATTGGAGATAAAATGTCTTAAGAAGCATATTAgcccaaattaataaataatacactgTGAAAATAATATTGACTGTTGATAGgctaaatgacaaataataaaaataataatgataataattaattattatttttatttttaaaataaaatcattaccaTGTGTTCATTTATGTATCAATAAACTAATCataataatgaaaattataatAAGTGCACTGTTAAGAATTAACACTCACCGGTCGATGCTGATAACACAGAGTGTCATGATGGACGCGGTGCAGCACATCACATCCATGGCTATGAACACGTTGCAGAAAAACTTGCCAAAAATCCAGCGTCCACCGATCAGATCCGTGATACTGACGAACGGCATCACCGCGAGCGCAACGGAGAGGTCCGCGAGCGCGAGGGACACGATAAGATAGTTAGAGGGCTGTCGTAGCTTCTTCACGAAACAAACAGAAATGACCACGAGCATGTTCCCGCAGATGGTGATGAGTGTGAGCATGGTCAGCACACCACCGATCAGCACCTTCTCCACCTCTCCATAGCTGAGGATCTGCTCCGCGCAGCGCGTGCCGTTCGCCACCTCCATCATCTCCAGAAGGATCGGAGAGCTGGAGGGCTTCATATCCATGGACCCGGAGCCTGCAGCCACTGCCACCTCTCCAGACTCGTGCGCAATCTTGAATAGGCGAGGAACGAGGACCTCAGAGATCATAATGCCGTTAAAGGTTTCCACACTTGCTCCTGTCTCTCGCGCGCGCTCCTCAGCCATTAAGGACTTCATAGTTTCTCCGTGGCTTTTCGCGATAATAGTTCTGTTGGTATCGCCCAGCACCATGCCGTGCTCCTTTTATCCATCAACTTTTCCGAGCTCCCAATGATGGCACGAGATCACAGATGCGCGCGCAATGAGTGATGCGCATCCGATTACCGTTCAGTCGCTGACGCGCGGctaatttctctatttttagagAAGATCACTTGTTCGTCATTTTCGCACACCATGTTCCAGCCAAAAAGTGAAATTCATGGTTTTGTTTTTAAGTATGAACCGGTGTGCAGAGTGCTATTACAATTCCTGTATTTTACTCACAACATGATAGGTTCATTTTTATAAGTTACATTaatgcaggcccgtagccagcctgttGAAAGGGATggtaatttttttctcaaaaaattggacctttttgcagttattcaccattttctatttaattatgagatttaaatactgcattttatgacattttaagcactatttttagctgaattagcttgtcagatggtcagaataaccacactttttaatgtaccaaaatatttactaaagatttagaataaagaaatatgacaaaagtagttatttttaaaataaagtaaggtaaggtaaaactttattgtcccagTTAGGGAAATTTTTCTTGGGCTCTTGCCCTCAGCTGCAGTTATCACAAACAtagtaaaacaatacaaacatgcaaaaaacaaacgagaatttaaatgaatatatCTATACCCCCTCCTCCAAAAACACACCTCCATATATACACATAGATAAACAAAACAGATGCTCTCGGTCTAAGCCACCATTATTTAATAGCTTAACGCACACCGGATAAAAagagttttttgtatttttaataaggtACTCTGAACCTTTTCCTTGAAGATAACAGCTTATTAACTgtgaaagatgacttctcttACGTCGGATTGTATGATTtgttgcacagctggatgttggaaaAATATCTGTTAGCATTGGACAAAACTGATTAACTGAAGTCACACCGAAGTGACAGCCAACAGAGAATTCAGCTTGGTcctaaagggtcatgaaacactaaacactttttttgagatgttgacagacaTACATATGTGTCACGTTGCTTTTTTCAATAGGTTGTTTTCGCTATTTATGATGgtgtagcagtcaaaataggacaagtAAGCTCATgtttgggacaaattctggagctttgtcagtgaggggtgggtcttccaaACCACTCGAACCCCCCTCCCTGACTACGGGCCTGTATTGTTTAAACATTTTGTGAAATTAAAGTTGGGTTTACTACTCATCCAAGTTGTAAATTACGTAATTAAACATTTTACCTAAAACCGTAGTCCTTGAGTCgtaaaatgaaagtcaatggcacTTTAAGAGTCAAAAATTAACACACAGGTCAAACAATATAAACTAAATGAACAGCCATAGCTCTTGAGGGTACATTAAGCATAACCAGTCTTTgcagcaacaaataaaaaaaaattttatctgCAAATGGTCCTCTTGAGTGAGTTCACCGCTTGaaagaatagttcaccaaaaattaaAACTTACTCAGTAGATTTATAGTTTGTACTCCAAACATTTGAATTTCTTTAtattgttgaacacagaagaagatattttgaagaaatctgaaaacctgtaatcattcaaTGGGAACAAAAAACAATGAGTCAAtatttacaggtttccagctttcctcaTAATAACTTATGTTGTGTccaacaaaagaaataaacttaAACCTGTATGGAACAGTTAAGAGTGAGTAAAGAGggtgacagatttttcatttttgggtgaacttagcCTGAGCCTGACATACATTATGGCAAACAGTGCAAACTGACATTAAGCTGAAGCCATTTTTTTAGTATTGAGAGAGAAGATGTTTATATTGTATTGTTCATCTAAATTGTGTTTATCCCAAATGTTGCAACCTATAAAGAAAAATAAGCAAATGACATCAGCTCATGTGTGAGTTTGTGCTTGTAAAGCCTACATCATTATCTACGTCATACTGTAGGCTATGTGAGGAAGCTCACACTCCAGACTGTGTGAATGCGCTCAGGACTATTTGCTGCATAAGACTCTGGTTTAAAGGTAATATCATAATATACATTTTCTTGCACTTTGAGGCCTTGAAATATTGTCAGGAGCAGTTAATAGATTTTGTCAATAAATTCAACATActtcatatacatttatttttgcctGTAGGAGTTTTTGTAACTCTCAAAGTGAAATGAGCTGtttacttgattttttaaatgcatcagTTTTAGATACTAAAATTAGTATCTAAGTagtaaatagatatatttaatcGCCTaaatgtttctaaatggtctgtctaaCATACATATTGACATATTGAAAACGGTTATCaaatatgatttatattttatatttaattaaatatattgatataaatatataaaataaagacaatCTTTGTTTGTTATTCACTATTTGTAAGATCTAATTCATCTGTTCTATTTTGTGTAATGTTTATGGTCCACCACTAGAACTCTCTTTTAACTGTAATCAACACAAAGTAAGGCATGGCATACCACACTCCTGAAGTTTAATGTAGCCTAGATATAAGTTGCACTGTCGCCTCCCAGCGGCTAAAtaacaaacacaaatgcacgAGATCACAGGTGCGCGTGCGTGTATGGGCCGCATTTGTAGTACATATGTGGTTTGCACGGACACCTGTGTGTTCTTGAGGAATGCTGAAATAAATACCTGTAAAATTTCCACTTTGTGATGCCAATTTGTTTTGCGTCAAATTCAATGAAATTCCACACATTTTAAGAGTTCTGTAATTTCTAAATCTTATCTACAGCTTTTAGCCTAATGACAATAATATAGAAAGCATACCATCTTAAAtacattgttgctgttttttttttattcaaaattatttttttatttatttgtttgtttgtttaattaattatttatttatttgtttgttaaattatttaaatatttatttataatgggCAGTATGTGATAGAGTAGGCTACATGCAGAAGTAATATTTATCTTATTCCCTAAACTGCAAAACACAAACTTGTCGTTTTTGCTCTATTACTCAATCATCTGGTACGGAAACACGTCTGGAAAAGTAAAGTTATAAAACTAGTGTGTTGTGTAAGTGTCCTTCATCCTCCCATAGAGGGCAGTCAACACAAATTCACGTgcttcttgtttttattttcgtCAGTCGTCATGGCTGCTGTGGCACTCGTGCAGGGCTCAAGCAGGGGTCTGGGGTTAGAGTTTTGTCGATATTTGCTCTTAAACAAATCTCCAGCAGCCATTATCGCAACATGCAGAAACCCGGACGCCGCACATGAGCTGTCCGCCCTGAGCGCGCAGCATGCGGACAGGCTGACCGTACTGAGACTGGATGTCAACCGTGAAGAGGACATCAAGACCGCAGCTGAGAGTGTCAAAACTGCCTTCGGAAAAGTGGATTTGATTATTAATTCTTCAGCTATGCTTCATCCGTCTGGTAAAGGAGAAACAAGTTTACGAGATGTATCAGCTCAGGTGAGCAATGtgggctttttaatttttttattatatgtatgtTTTTGGACATGTAAAAAATGTCACTTGTGCTATTTTTTACAGGGTGTCATTTCTACTTTGACCACTAATACGGTGGGTCCACTGGTGATGGCTAAGTATTTTGCCCCACTTCTTCAGAGGGGAACAGGGGCGTTTGGTCTTCAGCCTCCAGAGAAAGACAAACAGCACAATGGCATCATGGTGAACATGACCGCTCGAGTGGGATCAATAGGAGACAACGGTTTGTATCCATGTGCATTAACAAAGTCAAGTGCAAACTCTGCTTTATACTTGTAGAAAATATGATATGTTGATACAGCTGCTAGTAGATTGAGTCGGTAAAACACCAGCACTCCATCCTGTATATTCTACTGTATTGAGCATTCGTGATGTATTGCTTGTGTTTGCGCCacaatatgtttgtgtgtgctcaATCTGATGTGACAAGAAGCTACACTGGAGATGTATTATGGAAAATCATGGCCGGACAGGCATTGTGTTGCCTCTGTGCTTCCGCCAGCTCTTTATTCATATACCATTTGCGTCTCAGGCAAAAATGAAGCAGATTAATAGAGCGTAATTCCTCAGATCAATATGCAATTATATTCATCTCTCTAGCTGCTCGGACAGAAATATGGAGATACAGCCTTAGAGTTTCACTGCTGGACGCTAATGACTGAACTTAAACCAGCCTAATgatgttggctggttttagctggtagaccagccatttccagcctggcctTATCTAATCAGGCCGGGAAATGACCAGCAGCCTGGCTAGGatggaagcccagccaaaaccagataTCTCCAAAttcaaaccaggctggtcaagctggttttagctggtaatttCACAGCCTGACCAATTACATAAAGGCAAGGAAAATAACGTAAAGGAAATGgccatctaaaaccagccaatcatcttaggctggtttaagcttgtttcttttttttttttatataagacttcatatctatctatctatctatctatctatctatctatctatctatctatctatctatatatatatatatatatatatatatatatatatatatatgatggtgTCTTGAGTAGGACTACGCAGAATCACTGTCGACCACCTGTAAATATATTTTGACCTTGAACAAATTGTCATGAACATAACTGTCAAAGATATATCACATAATGGTCCAGTATTGAATGAAGGCTGTTACCTGAATCGACTCCCAGTCATTTCAGGTGTCCATCATGAAACGATGTAGGTACTGTACCAATTTGGAGAGAAAAACGTCTTGGGAAGCTGTAGTGATAGGATGATAATTGAGTTGACATTTATTCACAACGTCTCAAATCCTTCCAAATGTGAAGCTCATTAACAATGTATTGCATATagaatgaataatatttaaagcctctttaaaatatggaaatgttTTCTTGTGGCAGCTCATTGATATCCTGTAATTTATGGATCAACTGGTTCATTTGTTTGATCTGCCCTTTGGCCTCATGAAATAGTAACTTCTCAATTGGATACAAACTATAAAATCTCACTGGCCCTGCAATTAAGTTTCTTCATATGGATACAAAGAAATGATCACACCATTTTCTCACAATGGTTATTCAGTTACTTTTTTGGTACTTTCTCAAAACAGCGTTTGAATATGATGCTTTTTTCTAGAGCAGGGCTTAGATTAATTACACCTACATAATTATTGTTGCATGCTGTGAGTGACTGTAAGTGAACATAGAGTTACAGCCacatagtgtttttttttgtcttaacatTTGTGTTATGTACTTTTTTCTTCAGCTCTTGGAGGCTGGTACAGCTATAGGATGTCTAAAGCCGCCTTAAACATGGCCACCAGAAACCTGTCCATTGAGTTGGGCCGAGGACGCTCTAAAATTGTTTGTGTGTCTCTGCATCCTGGAACTGTGAATACAGATCTATCTCGACCATACCACCGAAATGTACAAAAGGACAAGCTGTTTAGTACAGAGTACTCTGTCCAGTGCCTTATGAACATTATAGACAATCTAAATATAGACAAAACAGGGAAAGCCTATGCATGGGACAGCAGGGAAATACCTTGGTAAACAGTCTCATCAAAAATACGTGCATTCCTTGAATAATATGGAAGACAAAGAAGGCAGCAAAGGAAAAATACTGCAGAAACTTGTCATCAggcaattcatttattcataatttaaacaaatgtattgttttaatagatttattaaaacGATACATTGGTTTTAATAATGAATGTTGGATATCTAAAAATCAATCCAAGAGATGTACACATGCGTTCCAGGAAAACTTGCTGAAGTAAATGACTGTTTTGACTGTAAGAACGGTAGTCTTCAGCTAAAACAATAATACATAAAACGTATTGGACGAGAAAGCTTGTTACAATTTTCAGTGTGATGAGTTCCTAAGAATTCACTTGGGTTTTGTTATCTTCTAAATAAAGATTTTACACATGTTTATGTGAAATATTTCAACAATATCTGCTTTATTTTGACCGAATCCAATAATATTTTATAGATTGCTTTGTAGATTATAAAACATTGTCATGCACATATTGCCAAGGCAGAGGTGTCTAGTTCTCTCTGGTCTTTCCAAGTAGTTGTTGAGGTCAATGATGTCACATTATCTTTAGCTTCCTAGATAATTTGGCTCCTCTCAGCCCTGTGGCTATTTTGGGATTAAATGATTCTGAAAAGTACCACCCACAGTACTTTCCAGAGTATGAGtgaaatgaaatttaatgcaATTGTTCTTCACACTTTTTAATGTTAATCATGCTGTTCTAAAGTGCCTTATTGCACTGACTATAGTCATGTTTTTGGTTTTTGGAGACTTgcacttaaaaatgtttttgttcagtggttagcaccgtcacctcacagcatgaaggtcgctggttcaagtcccagatTGGACAGGTGGCATTtttatgtagagtttgcatgttgtccgaGTACTCcattttctcccacagtccaaagacatgcggtataggtgaattggataaactaaaattgaccatagtgtgagAGAGATTGTGGGTGTTTCTCACCACTGGGGATTCAGGAGTTTGTGTAATCTCagtgctggaaggacatctgcctcataaaacacatgccagagagtaattggtggttcattcctctgtggcggcTTGTGATAAATCatatgtattttttacagttgcagacagtgtgtgttttttgagtactaaaataaaaaacaattcagaAGGAAACAGAATTTTATAGACCAAAGGCAAAGGTCAGTCAAGCAAATGCCTTAAGTGTTTGAATTTATTAGCGAgatgtataatttattttagaaCACAGGACAAAACTAGCCTTtattacttaaataaattttaaaacattctctctcccttacacacacacacacacacacacacacacacacacacacacacacatctctagGATACTTTCTTGATACCTGAGAACCACTTAACTGAAACTCCCCTTTACCCTCATTCATCCCCATTCATTCTGAGGGAACTTGCTTTCAAttgcagatagatggatggatggatggaatgactgaTTAAACGAtatatagataaatggatggatggatggatggatggatggatggatggatggatagatagatagatggatggatagatagatagatagatagatagatagatagatagatagatagatagatagatggatggatggatggatggatggatggatggatggatggatggatggatggatggatggatggatggagggagggagggagggagggaggggcgcatgcagtatatgcggcgcatagggggcgcgccattgtgccaaaacgatttttttaaattatccttattaaaagtttcaaaacaaaatttgataaatatgttttgttaaaattgtttattttgcattttatacaagtataatgttgtattttattaaattaaaaattaaaccatGAGTTTCATACATTGGCACACACATTTtgattcaaaaacatttaaaacaataacatgcagtcacacagccaagtgtaaagtgtttatgtagatgtaactgtttagattttttttcccaaaataaactgtcaaattatgcatacagtacagttgaggtcaaatgttatgattaatctgaaaaatttctttatttattattaattatataattattttaccaaaataagagAGATTACAcaaatgtatgtttatgtaagAACAGACTTCAATATATTTCAGATAAAATAGAAGATAATATTGGGATTACAAATTCCCCTATATGAATTGTATATACTTGGTTATAATGATTCTTAACCCTGTTAAAACTTACACATGAACAAATAGTCataatattcagattttttttggagctgaaatgtttattaatccttctatCAGGATCCATTTTCATACCATATAGatgtttttataattgtattatgtatcatattgacatatcaggccttttggtaactttaaattaattttagttacaaaaaaaagtttgccAATAAAGTTTTGATAAAATAGAACATTTTAGGCAGGTTGTTATTGTTATGTTTtagtttacactaaacatttgaaaGTCTTTTTATTCCACCTTGTGAGAGGTGTAATAGAAGTTTCAGACAATTGTTAATGCAAAGACAGTCCTTACACCTAGCATATGAGAAGTGATTGCATTTTTGTGTTCTTTTGCGCTTTAGGACTCCCAtccttttgttttcacaaatataCAAAAAGTACAGAAGCAAGGCACGTCAAGGTGCTTTAATCATTTAGTAAGGAAAttaaaattgagaagaaatttgggttGGGATGAGATGTAATTCATTGTGACTTAACATGTTTAGTGTAATTAtacttttactacttcatactatttcagttgtgttcagaaatgCGAATGTATTTGTTTGAATCATGCTGATgaggaaaaaatatctttaatatatTGATGGAAAATTTTAGCACTATCACTTGACTGTTATAAAATATTGTTGGATTAGTGGTAGTGGGGTGCAAAacttgaacccgcatacccctcaataaatgtgtagttgcgcccctggatggatgaatggatggatggatggatggatggatggatggatggatggatggatggaatgactgaTTAAACGACAGAGTTCTCAACTCAACCCAGGAGCAGGCCTGCGCCAGGAAGTCaaaactgagggggcactttaaatccataggggggcactagacctggtgactgattttggtctcttgtttctttcatttaggctatttattcgcatttattattactttgcattactgcctaagttactgaaggcagtaatataggctacgttttaatagtaatagCAATACGCAGTTTCGCTATTACGAATTTTATTAACGATGGTAATGCATACCGCTTATTAATGCCGACGGAtgatggcttcagtgccaaacgagtgctttaaatcatatgttattctccttatttccgttttatttcaaataacagccctatgaatgtttaaagttttaggtaaagacgtcaaattatgcccacacatgcaagctgacccacgatcagacaATTCATTTAACTGGTAAATAAATctagtgaaatcagcttaaccgagtcatcacgcttcacaaccaacatcagtgttggggaaaagctaaatgtgacaatctaatgtcattcaaaacaattacttggttacattttaaggcattagtgtagccagaaaaatacctaaaaaagataccaaaattctcagttattaccgtgaaaattggttaaatttttatatgctatataactttttttcatcattttaaatgtaaaaacaaagatttgtCTAAGGCtattataaatgtgcttttttcgtgatattgtaaaccatcataaacctTATGTACCATAATTTctaggcctacccgtcattttatttattaatttatttatttattaggccttttttaatagctttttttcaggttattttcattttagggccatgagctaagtcaaaacaaactcgatatgttgtatt from the Danio rerio strain Tuebingen ecotype United States chromosome 17, GRCz12tu, whole genome shotgun sequence genome contains:
- the htr7a gene encoding 5-hydroxytryptamine receptor 7, yielding MVLGDTNRTIIAKSHGETMKSLMAEERARETGASVETFNGIMISEVLVPRLFKIAHESGEVAVAAGSGSMDMKPSSSPILLEMMEVANGTRCAEQILSYGEVEKVLIGGVLTMLTLITICGNMLVVISVCFVKKLRQPSNYLIVSLALADLSVALAVMPFVSITDLIGGRWIFGKFFCNVFIAMDVMCCTASIMTLCVISIDRYLGITRPLTYPVRQNGWCMAKMVLSVWLLSASITLPPLFGWAQNVNDDRVCLISQDFGYTIYSTAVAFYIPMTVMLVMYYRIFRAAKLSAAKHTITGFPRVEQEEVEEDEVEEDGGDGAEEPTGVDCVTVAIKLQREVEECARLPRILRGVGRRCSDRRSISIFKREQKAAATLGIVVGAFTICWLPFFLLSTARPFICGTECSCIPLWVERTLLWLGYANSLINPFIYAFFNRDLRTTYRSLLSCRYRNINRRLSAAGMHEALRLVERPEVVVSG
- the zgc:65997 gene encoding uncharacterized protein LOC794398 — encoded protein: MAAVALVQGSSRGLGLEFCRYLLLNKSPAAIIATCRNPDAAHELSALSAQHADRLTVLRLDVNREEDIKTAAESVKTAFGKVDLIINSSAMLHPSGKGETSLRDVSAQGVISTLTTNTVGPLVMAKYFAPLLQRGTGAFGLQPPEKDKQHNGIMVNMTARVGSIGDNALGGWYSYRMSKAALNMATRNLSIELGRGRSKIVCVSLHPGTVNTDLSRPYHRNVQKDKLFSTEYSVQCLMNIIDNLNIDKTGKAYAWDSREIPW